From the genome of Bacteroidales bacterium, one region includes:
- a CDS encoding 3'-5' exonuclease, producing MNINLQKPLAFIDLETTGLNVAKDRIVEISILKVHPDGKEDIKTLRVNPTISIPKEASDIHGITDEDIKNEPTFNSIAKSIVKFLEGCDIAGFNSNKFDIPLLVEEFLRVDVDFDTKKRKFIDVQTIFHKMEKRTLVAAYKYYCNKELKDAHSAEADTYATYEVLKSQIERYNGVEYTDIKGNSSKPITNNISDLSEFSSHTKNVDFIGRIVYNEDGEEIFNFGKHKGKTVEEVLEKEPGYFSWILNGEFPLYTKKVLTAIKLRKFNEK from the coding sequence ATGAATATCAACTTACAAAAACCTTTAGCTTTTATTGACCTTGAAACAACAGGACTTAATGTTGCAAAAGACAGAATTGTTGAAATATCAATACTAAAAGTACATCCTGATGGAAAAGAAGACATAAAAACTCTTCGGGTTAATCCCACAATATCTATTCCAAAAGAAGCATCGGACATACATGGCATTACAGATGAAGATATTAAAAATGAACCAACATTTAATTCAATTGCAAAATCAATTGTAAAATTTCTTGAAGGATGTGATATAGCTGGTTTTAATTCAAACAAATTTGATATTCCTTTATTAGTTGAAGAATTTCTCAGGGTTGATGTAGATTTTGATACTAAAAAAAGAAAATTTATTGATGTTCAGACAATTTTTCATAAAATGGAAAAACGTACATTAGTAGCTGCATATAAGTATTATTGTAATAAAGAACTTAAGGACGCACATAGTGCTGAAGCTGACACCTATGCAACTTATGAAGTATTAAAATCACAAATTGAAAGATATAATGGAGTAGAATATACCGACATAAAAGGAAACTCATCTAAACCAATTACTAATAATATTAGCGATTTATCTGAATTTTCATCTCATACGAAGAATGTTGATTTTATAGGAAGAATCGTATATAACGAAGATGGGGAGGAAATATTTAATTTTGGAAAACATAAAGGAAAAACAGTCGAAGAAGTACTTGAAAAAGAACCGGGTTATTTTAGCTGGATATTAAATGGAGAATTTCCTTTATATACAAAAAAAGTTCTTACTGCA